In Vagococcus hydrophili, one DNA window encodes the following:
- a CDS encoding D-alanine--D-alanine ligase: MKITLIYGGKSAEHDVSILSAFSVLKAIYYNYYEVQIVYITKEGDWLKGPLFKKAPETESELHLTLKNAQPILPSDIKETNTVIFPVLHGPNGEDGTVQGLFEVLNMPYVGAGVLASSCAMDKIIAKQLFQQAGIPQLPYVAVIKRQYLNDSESVLAECEGSLIYPVFVKPANLGSSVGISKAETREELIKAIEFAFRYDRRVLVEQGIEARELEVAILGNDEVRTTMAGEIVKDVAFYDYESKYIDNKVTLQVPANVSEELHQKMRSYAKDAYIALDGSGLSRCDFFVTANQEIFLNEVNTLPGFTPFSMYPLLWEHMGINYSDLLEELIQLAKLRFDKKQEIELGN, from the coding sequence ATGAAAATCACGTTAATCTATGGAGGAAAAAGCGCAGAACATGATGTATCAATATTGTCAGCTTTTTCAGTCTTAAAAGCAATTTACTATAACTATTATGAAGTTCAAATTGTCTATATAACAAAAGAAGGCGACTGGTTAAAAGGCCCTCTATTTAAGAAAGCACCAGAAACAGAGTCAGAGTTACACTTAACATTGAAAAATGCGCAACCTATTTTACCTAGTGACATCAAAGAAACAAACACGGTCATTTTCCCAGTTTTACATGGACCAAATGGAGAAGACGGCACCGTTCAAGGGTTATTTGAAGTGTTAAACATGCCTTATGTTGGTGCGGGTGTTTTAGCAAGTTCATGTGCTATGGATAAAATTATCGCTAAACAATTATTCCAACAAGCAGGCATTCCACAATTACCTTATGTAGCAGTGATTAAGCGTCAGTATTTAAATGACTCAGAATCAGTCTTAGCGGAATGTGAAGGCTCATTGATTTATCCAGTCTTTGTTAAACCGGCTAATTTAGGTTCAAGTGTTGGGATTAGTAAAGCTGAAACTAGAGAAGAATTAATTAAAGCCATTGAGTTTGCTTTTAGATACGATCGCCGTGTGTTAGTAGAACAAGGCATCGAAGCCCGTGAGTTAGAGGTTGCTATCTTAGGGAATGATGAAGTTAGAACAACTATGGCTGGTGAAATCGTGAAAGATGTTGCTTTCTATGATTATGAATCAAAATATATTGATAATAAAGTAACCCTTCAAGTACCAGCTAATGTTTCAGAAGAATTACATCAAAAAATGCGTAGTTATGCAAAAGATGCGTATATTGCTTTAGATGGTAGTGGACTTAGCCGTTGTGATTTCTTTGTCACAGCCAATCAAGAGATTTTCTTGAATGAAGTGAATACCTTGCCTGGTTTTACTCCGTTTAGCATGTATCCATTATTATGGGAGCACATGGGAATTAATTACAGTGATCTATTAGAAGAATTAATTCAATTAGCTAAATTACGTTTTGATAAAAAACAAGAAATCGAATTGGGTAATTAA
- a CDS encoding UDP-N-acetylmuramoyl-tripeptide--D-alanyl-D-alanine ligase, whose translation MRLTVNEIMKAVNGKNPNKVSEELAITSVEFDTRKISLNSLYVPLKGNRDGHDFIPQALENGASLVLSDHELGEKTPYVLVEDTLKALQDLARFYLKKENPKVCGITGSNGKTTTKDMTSAVLSTAYKTYKTQGNYNNEIGLPYTILSMPENTEMLVLEMGMDRKGDIELLSTIAEPEIAAITMIGESHIEYLGSRAGIAAGKMEIVSGLNKKGILVVPEAEPLLKPLLEEVTQEVQMFGLNTKGDLTASIVEETREKTTFQVKLEETLETFTIPVLGEYNVTNALIALLIGKHFEVPVEKMKQGLAHFDLTKNRTEWLKTKDGIDILSDVYNANPTAMKLVLDSFSKIETKGKKVVVLGDMLELGKESKAMHSSVSEHLDPEKIAEVFLYGSEISTLSDVLKEKFDTANIHLFGKEEKEDLKKAVNQSLHPQDTVFLKASNGMGLKEVVDYLLNNH comes from the coding sequence ATGAGATTAACCGTGAATGAGATAATGAAAGCAGTGAATGGTAAAAATCCAAACAAAGTCTCAGAAGAGCTAGCAATAACCAGTGTAGAATTCGATACGAGAAAAATTTCTTTAAATAGTTTATATGTCCCTTTAAAAGGTAACCGAGATGGACACGATTTTATCCCTCAAGCACTTGAAAATGGTGCGTCATTAGTGCTTTCTGATCATGAATTGGGCGAAAAAACACCTTATGTTTTAGTAGAAGATACGTTAAAAGCCTTGCAAGATTTAGCTCGTTTTTATCTAAAAAAAGAAAATCCTAAAGTGTGTGGGATTACTGGAAGTAACGGTAAAACAACGACTAAAGATATGACTTCAGCCGTTCTTAGTACCGCTTATAAAACTTACAAAACTCAAGGGAACTACAACAATGAAATAGGGTTGCCGTACACCATTTTAAGTATGCCAGAAAATACAGAAATGTTAGTTCTTGAAATGGGAATGGATCGCAAAGGTGATATTGAATTATTATCAACCATTGCAGAACCTGAGATTGCGGCGATTACAATGATTGGTGAATCTCACATTGAGTATTTAGGATCACGAGCAGGGATTGCGGCAGGTAAAATGGAAATTGTTTCTGGTCTTAATAAGAAAGGTATCTTAGTTGTACCAGAAGCTGAGCCTTTATTGAAACCTTTATTAGAAGAAGTCACACAAGAAGTACAGATGTTTGGACTAAACACAAAGGGTGACCTAACAGCAAGTATCGTGGAAGAAACCAGAGAAAAGACGACGTTCCAAGTAAAATTAGAAGAGACGTTAGAAACTTTTACGATTCCTGTTCTAGGTGAATACAATGTAACGAATGCCTTGATTGCTTTATTAATTGGGAAACATTTTGAAGTGCCGGTAGAAAAAATGAAACAAGGCCTGGCTCATTTTGATTTAACTAAAAATAGAACAGAATGGTTGAAGACAAAGGATGGTATTGATATTTTAAGTGATGTGTATAATGCCAATCCGACTGCTATGAAGTTAGTTTTAGATTCTTTTTCTAAAATTGAAACAAAAGGAAAAAAAGTGGTGGTTTTAGGTGATATGTTAGAGCTTGGTAAAGAATCAAAGGCAATGCATAGTAGTGTGAGTGAGCATCTTGATCCAGAAAAAATTGCTGAAGTTTTCTTATATGGAAGTGAAATTTCTACTTTATCTGATGTGTTAAAAGAAAAATTTGATACTGCGAACATCCATCTATTTGGAAAAGAAGAAAAAGAAGATTTGAAAAAAGCCGTTAATCAAAGCTTACACCCACAAGATACTGTTTTTCTGAAAGCGAGTAACGGTATGGGATTAAAAGAAGTTGTTGATTATTTATTAAATAATCATTAA
- a CDS encoding DEAD/DEAH box helicase, translating into MKFSELNLDKRLLQAVESIGFEEATPIQSETIPLALEGKDVIGQAQTGTGKTAAFGLPMLDKIDTEKSAIQGLVIAPTRELAIQTQEEIYRLGKDKRIKVQAVYGGADIGRQIKSLKNNPHIVVGTPGRMLDHINRRTLKLDKVETLVLDEADEMLNMGFLEDIESIISKVPDTRQTLLFSATMPDSIKRIGVKFMKEPEHVKIKAKEMTANLIDQYFVQCKEFEKFDIMTRLFDVQNPDLTIVFGRTKRRVDELARGLEMRGYKAEGIHGDLPQHKRMSILKAFKNDEIDILVATDVAARGLDISGVSHVYNYDIPQDPESYVHRIGRTGRAGKEGMSVTFVTPNEMSYLHVIENLTKKKMTTLRPPSKKEAIEGQIGSAVETIQELMVDNGLESYQGAASELLEKYSAEDLAALLIKQIAKDDASEVPVNITPERPLPNRRGGGGKNNNRGGNRGGNRGGNYRGNRGGGNRDRDRDGNRGGNRDRDNNRKKEQYNKKRHDDSKPGENRKRSNEGNKGNNNGGKDKSRGFVIRNNSK; encoded by the coding sequence TTGAAATTTAGTGAATTAAATTTAGACAAAAGATTATTACAAGCAGTAGAGAGTATCGGATTTGAGGAAGCAACACCAATCCAAAGTGAAACGATCCCATTAGCATTAGAAGGAAAAGACGTTATTGGACAAGCCCAAACAGGAACTGGTAAAACAGCGGCCTTTGGTTTACCAATGTTAGACAAGATCGACACAGAAAAATCAGCAATTCAAGGTTTAGTTATTGCACCAACCAGAGAATTAGCTATCCAAACACAGGAAGAAATTTATCGTTTAGGTAAAGATAAACGTATTAAAGTTCAAGCTGTATATGGTGGAGCTGATATTGGTCGTCAAATCAAATCATTGAAAAACAACCCACACATTGTTGTCGGAACGCCAGGTAGAATGTTAGATCACATCAATCGTCGTACCTTAAAATTAGATAAAGTAGAAACTTTAGTATTAGATGAAGCCGATGAAATGTTAAACATGGGATTCTTAGAAGATATTGAATCAATTATCTCTAAAGTTCCTGATACAAGACAAACTTTATTATTCTCAGCAACAATGCCAGATAGCATCAAACGCATTGGCGTTAAGTTTATGAAAGAGCCAGAACACGTTAAAATCAAAGCTAAAGAAATGACAGCTAACTTGATTGATCAATATTTTGTACAATGTAAAGAATTTGAAAAATTTGATATTATGACTCGTTTATTCGATGTTCAAAACCCAGATTTAACAATTGTCTTTGGTCGTACAAAACGTCGTGTTGACGAATTAGCTCGTGGATTAGAAATGCGTGGCTATAAAGCTGAAGGTATCCATGGTGATTTACCTCAACATAAACGTATGAGTATTTTAAAAGCTTTCAAAAATGACGAAATTGATATCTTAGTTGCGACAGACGTTGCAGCACGTGGATTAGATATTTCAGGAGTTTCACATGTATATAACTATGATATTCCTCAAGATCCAGAAAGCTATGTTCACCGTATTGGTCGTACAGGACGCGCTGGTAAAGAAGGTATGTCAGTAACATTTGTAACGCCTAATGAAATGAGCTACTTACACGTTATTGAAAACTTAACTAAGAAAAAAATGACAACTCTACGTCCACCTTCTAAAAAAGAAGCGATTGAAGGTCAAATTGGTTCAGCTGTTGAAACTATTCAAGAGTTAATGGTTGATAATGGTTTAGAAAGCTATCAAGGAGCAGCAAGTGAATTGCTTGAAAAATATTCTGCTGAAGATTTAGCAGCATTATTAATCAAACAAATTGCTAAAGATGATGCATCTGAAGTGCCTGTAAACATCACACCTGAAAGACCTTTACCAAATCGTCGTGGTGGCGGTGGTAAAAACAATAACCGTGGTGGAAACCGTGGCGGCAATCGTGGAGGTAACTACCGTGGCAATCGTGGTGGTGGAAACCGTGATCGCGATCGTGATGGAAACCGTGGTGGCAATCGTGACCGCGATAACAACCGCAAAAAAGAGCAATACAACAAAAAACGTCACGATGATTCAAAACCAGGTGAAAACCGTAAACGCAGTAACGAAGGCAACAAAGGTAATAACAATGGTGGCAAAGACAAATCACGTGGCTTTGTTATCCGCAACAACTCAAAATAA
- a CDS encoding 3'-5' exoribonuclease YhaM family protein translates to MKKLRELAVDETFELFTLLKTADVRVARNGKKFIAFTFQDTSGTIDGKYWGASEEEIENFKAGRVVLLGGKREVYQNMPQIKILSLRLTQDGEPDDVALYMEKPPVQVEELKETFNTFLFEITQAKWHRIVRHIVGKYQKEFFEFPAAKRNHHAFVGGLAYHTVTMLELAKSVCNQYVELNPSLLYAGVILHDIAKVKELSGPIGTEYTLAGNLLGHIVMVDEEITKACVELNISEDDEEILVLKHVVLAHHGLLEYGSPVRPKIMEAEILHHLDNLDASMQMMLGALKQVDPGEYTERIFGLDNRNFYLPKL, encoded by the coding sequence TTGAAAAAGTTACGAGAATTAGCTGTAGATGAAACCTTTGAGTTATTTACATTATTAAAAACGGCTGATGTGAGAGTCGCAAGAAATGGTAAAAAATTCATCGCCTTCACTTTTCAAGATACTTCTGGAACAATTGATGGGAAGTATTGGGGCGCATCAGAAGAAGAAATTGAGAATTTCAAAGCAGGTAGAGTGGTTTTATTAGGAGGTAAACGAGAAGTTTATCAAAACATGCCACAAATTAAAATTTTAAGTTTACGTTTAACTCAAGACGGTGAACCGGATGATGTGGCTCTTTATATGGAGAAACCACCTGTTCAAGTCGAAGAGTTAAAAGAGACATTTAATACCTTTTTATTTGAAATTACCCAAGCTAAATGGCACCGAATTGTCAGACACATTGTAGGAAAATATCAAAAAGAATTTTTTGAATTTCCAGCAGCAAAAAGAAATCACCATGCCTTTGTGGGTGGGTTAGCGTATCACACGGTAACAATGTTAGAACTTGCTAAAAGTGTGTGTAATCAATATGTGGAATTGAATCCTTCCCTATTATATGCAGGCGTCATTTTACATGATATTGCTAAAGTCAAAGAATTATCTGGACCGATTGGTACGGAATATACATTGGCAGGAAATTTACTTGGACACATTGTGATGGTGGATGAAGAAATCACTAAAGCCTGTGTGGAGTTGAATATTTCTGAGGATGATGAAGAAATTCTTGTCTTGAAACATGTTGTTTTAGCGCATCACGGGTTATTAGAATATGGTTCACCAGTCCGACCTAAGATTATGGAAGCAGAAATTTTACATCATTTAGATAACTTAGACGCCTCAATGCAAATGATGCTAGGTGCTCTAAAACAAGTAGACCCAGGAGAATACACAGAGAGAATCTTCGGATTAGATAACCGAAATTTTTACTTACCTAAACTATAG
- a CDS encoding class A sortase, whose translation MVLLLLVGFALIFNNQIKNYLVKDTTQKHTISNVTREDVKKNEKKEANFDFNQVESLDFNLVAQATKGRDTGLDTIGGIAIPSVKMNLPIFKGVSNYVLAVGAGTMKEEQRMGHGNYALASHYMYDPALLFAPLVNVELGSSILLTDLDYIYEYKTISKNYVEPTRVEVIDDVKDKQLVTLVTCDVSGENRLIVQGELVRKVKGKDAPKDMQEAFEMDQTNYY comes from the coding sequence ATGGTTCTCTTGTTACTTGTCGGTTTTGCGCTGATTTTTAACAACCAAATTAAAAATTATCTCGTCAAAGATACCACACAAAAACATACGATTAGTAACGTGACCCGAGAAGATGTTAAAAAGAATGAAAAAAAGGAAGCCAACTTTGATTTTAATCAAGTAGAGTCTCTTGATTTCAACTTAGTCGCCCAAGCAACTAAAGGACGTGACACAGGACTTGATACCATCGGTGGGATTGCGATCCCTAGCGTTAAAATGAATCTACCGATTTTCAAAGGTGTTTCTAACTACGTTTTAGCCGTTGGTGCTGGAACCATGAAAGAAGAACAACGCATGGGACATGGTAACTACGCGTTAGCCAGTCATTACATGTATGACCCGGCACTTCTATTTGCGCCTCTTGTTAACGTTGAATTAGGTAGTTCTATTCTTTTAACAGACCTTGATTATATTTACGAATATAAAACAATCTCAAAAAACTACGTCGAGCCTACCCGCGTCGAGGTCATCGATGATGTGAAAGATAAACAACTAGTAACACTTGTAACCTGTGATGTGAGTGGTGAAAATCGTCTCATCGTTCAAGGTGAATTGGTTAGAAAAGTCAAAGGTAAAGATGCACCTAAAGACATGCAAGAAGCCTTTGAAATGGATCAAACGAATTATTATTAA